The proteins below come from a single Zea mays cultivar B73 chromosome 8, Zm-B73-REFERENCE-NAM-5.0, whole genome shotgun sequence genomic window:
- the LOC100272534 gene encoding gamma-interferon-responsive lysosomal thiol protein isoform X4 produces the protein MAMASRPPLHRRRRLPLVPLLVLLCLSPGCAAGRVPVSVYYETLCPFCSAFVVNDLSRIFRDGIFSIADLRLVPFGNGRVSADGTVTCQHGEDECQLNAIEACVIRIWPDAEQHFPFIQCVEHLALTRKWDAWQSCFHETGLAYQPAIDCYNSGYGRQLVLQYAAETNALQPPHRFVPWVVVNGKPLGDDYMNFEAYICSAYDGKLPKACKGKHLAIAQETKASRGDKRNAHEVVIALAICIAVWL, from the exons ATGGCCATGGCTTCCCGACCGCCTCTTCATCGTCGACGTCGTCTTCCCCTCGTCCCACTCCTCGTTCTGCTCTGCCTCTCTCCGGGATGCGCTGCCGGGAGAGTCCCGGTTTCGGTCTACTACGAAACGCTGTGCCCGTTCTGCTCCGCGTTTGTCGTGAACGACCTCTCCAGGATCTTCCGCGACGGGATCTTCTCCATCGCTGACCTGCGGCTCGTCCCTTTCGGCAATGGGCGTGTCTCGGCCGACGGAACCGTCACTTGCCAG CATGGAGAGGACGAGTGCCAACTCAACGCTATAGAAGCTTGCGTGATCAGAATATGGCCTGACGCG GAGCAGCATTTTCCTTTCATTCAATGCGTTGAGCATTTAGCACTGACTCGGAAATGGGACGCCTGGCAGTCTTGCTTTCATGAAACTGGTCTCGCTTATCAACCTGCTATTGACTGCTACAACTCAGGGTATGGAAGGCAG CTCGTACTCCAGTATGCTGCTGAGACAAATGCTCTGCAGCCTCCTCATCGGTTTGTACCTTGGGTGGTCGTCAACGGCAAACCGCTCGGTGAT GATTACATGAACTTTGAGGCATACATCTGCAGCGCTTATGACGGCAAGCTTCCAAAGGCATGCAAGGGGAAGCACCTAGCAATTGCTCAGGAGACGAAAGCCAGCCGAGGAGACAAG AGGAATGCACACGAGGTGGTCATCGCGCTTGCCATTTGTATCGCTGTATGGCTATGA
- the LOC100272534 gene encoding gamma-interferon-responsive lysosomal thiol protein isoform X3 → MAMASRPPLHRRRRLPLVPLLVLLCLSPGCAAGRVPVSVYYETLCPFCSAFVVNDLSRIFRDGIFSIADLRLVPFGNGRVSADGTVTCQHGEDECQLNAIEACVIRIWPDAEQHFPFIQCVEHLALTRKWDAWQSCFHETGLAYQPAIDCYNSGYGRQLVLQYAAETNALQPPHRFVPWVVVNGKPLGDRLQDYMNFEAYICSAYDGKLPKACKGKHLAIAQETKASRGDKRNAHEVVIALAICIAVWL, encoded by the exons ATGGCCATGGCTTCCCGACCGCCTCTTCATCGTCGACGTCGTCTTCCCCTCGTCCCACTCCTCGTTCTGCTCTGCCTCTCTCCGGGATGCGCTGCCGGGAGAGTCCCGGTTTCGGTCTACTACGAAACGCTGTGCCCGTTCTGCTCCGCGTTTGTCGTGAACGACCTCTCCAGGATCTTCCGCGACGGGATCTTCTCCATCGCTGACCTGCGGCTCGTCCCTTTCGGCAATGGGCGTGTCTCGGCCGACGGAACCGTCACTTGCCAG CATGGAGAGGACGAGTGCCAACTCAACGCTATAGAAGCTTGCGTGATCAGAATATGGCCTGACGCG GAGCAGCATTTTCCTTTCATTCAATGCGTTGAGCATTTAGCACTGACTCGGAAATGGGACGCCTGGCAGTCTTGCTTTCATGAAACTGGTCTCGCTTATCAACCTGCTATTGACTGCTACAACTCAGGGTATGGAAGGCAG CTCGTACTCCAGTATGCTGCTGAGACAAATGCTCTGCAGCCTCCTCATCGGTTTGTACCTTGGGTGGTCGTCAACGGCAAACCGCTCGGTGAT CGTCTACAGGATTACATGAACTTTGAGGCATACATCTGCAGCGCTTATGACGGCAAGCTTCCAAAGGCATGCAAGGGGAAGCACCTAGCAATTGCTCAGGAGACGAAAGCCAGCCGAGGAGACAAG AGGAATGCACACGAGGTGGTCATCGCGCTTGCCATTTGTATCGCTGTATGGCTATGA
- the LOC100272534 gene encoding Gamma-interferon-responsive lysosomal thiol protein precursor, with product MAMASRPPLHRRRRLPLVPLLVLLCLSPGCAAGRVPVSVYYETLCPFCSAFVVNDLSRIFRDGIFSIADLRLVPFGNGRVSADGTVTCQHGEDECQLNAIEACVIRIWPDAEQHFPFIQCVEHLALTRKWDAWQSCFHETGLAYQPAIDCYNSGYGRQLVLQYAAETNALQPPHRFVPWVVVNGKPLGDDYMNFEAYICSAYDGKLPKACKGKHLAIAQETKASRGDKVCPASKTIS from the exons ATGGCCATGGCTTCCCGACCGCCTCTTCATCGTCGACGTCGTCTTCCCCTCGTCCCACTCCTCGTTCTGCTCTGCCTCTCTCCGGGATGCGCTGCCGGGAGAGTCCCGGTTTCGGTCTACTACGAAACGCTGTGCCCGTTCTGCTCCGCGTTTGTCGTGAACGACCTCTCCAGGATCTTCCGCGACGGGATCTTCTCCATCGCTGACCTGCGGCTCGTCCCTTTCGGCAATGGGCGTGTCTCGGCCGACGGAACCGTCACTTGCCAG CATGGAGAGGACGAGTGCCAACTCAACGCTATAGAAGCTTGCGTGATCAGAATATGGCCTGACGCG GAGCAGCATTTTCCTTTCATTCAATGCGTTGAGCATTTAGCACTGACTCGGAAATGGGACGCCTGGCAGTCTTGCTTTCATGAAACTGGTCTCGCTTATCAACCTGCTATTGACTGCTACAACTCAGGGTATGGAAGGCAG CTCGTACTCCAGTATGCTGCTGAGACAAATGCTCTGCAGCCTCCTCATCGGTTTGTACCTTGGGTGGTCGTCAACGGCAAACCGCTCGGTGAT GATTACATGAACTTTGAGGCATACATCTGCAGCGCTTATGACGGCAAGCTTCCAAAGGCATGCAAGGGGAAGCACCTAGCAATTGCTCAGGAGACGAAAGCCAGCCGAGGAGACAAGGTGTGCCcagctagcaaaactatcagctaA